The genomic stretch CTGAAGGCGATGGTTGACGTTCAGACTTGCGCCGTTTCTGGGGTGGGTCATAAAGGTCATCATCCGGTTTCGCTGCAATTTTCCGCTTCACCGAGCGAGATTCATCGCGTACACTTTCgctgtctctctctctgtccctttgtctctctctctctctagcGTCATTCACCTTTATTCTTTCATTCTGCAAAGGacgtttctctctctctggaGAGAATGTACGATCGTCGTCACGGTACGCCTTCCTAGATTTTGATGCCGAGTTCGTAGTATCTGGAACTGGTGTGACCCTGTTATTTGAGCTAGTTGTCGATGACACTCTCTCCATGTTACGCGAGGGGCCAGCAGCCGGTTTGACCTTGGGTGGCGCAGCTCTCGGCGGATCCCTGTCTCTTTCCTTGTCAATTTGCGATGAAGTCGAAGGCCTAGGTATCGTTTTGGAAGGGTTTGCCACCTCGCCCTTTCTGGGTGGAGGATCTGGACGAGGAGATTCTGCCATTCTGCGGGCAGGTTTCTCGGGAAGTTGAGCAGAGCGAGACGACCCATCGGGATGAGGTGACTCTGCCGTTCTTCGCAAGGGTTTATCAGCCTGTGATACCGACCTAGAAGAAGGTTCCGGACGAGGAGATTCAGCCGGCTTGCGGATTGGCTTCTCCACTTTCTGTTGAGTCGTTCGGACAATGGGATCTGGACGAGGAGATTCGGCTGTCCGACGAATTGGCTTCTCAGCCGACTGCGTCGCCCGCGAGGGTACGCTGGAACTTTCATCTTTGGCTATGATATCACCCTTAAGATCGGCTTTAGGTTTCGTAGCCCTTTCTTTCGCTGCTTTTGATGTAATACCTCGCTTGACTGGCTCTTGCCCCTTCTTATCTTCTggtttggaggtggaggagacaCGGGACGCGTCCGAAGATGTTGGGGCAGTATGTCTGTACACGACATGTTGCCATACCGGATCGCTTTCCGAGATGCGCAGGTCCCGATACACATTCCTTGCAGTACGGGCGATTTTGAGCTGCTCCTGCTCACTGAATATTCCCCATTCATAAGGGCGAACCTCTTTCCATGTCTCCGGTTTCAGACGATACGACCGCGGGGCGCCATTTCCAGTCTTGTTCGCCGTGGGTTCAGCAATCTATAAGAAAAGGTAAGAAAATATCGGCATCGATATAAGTACTCTGAAAGGGTTACCGACCTGACTCAAAAGATCATGCAGCTGGCGTGGAGGGGTCGAGGTGCGATCGGATTCACCAAGCAACTGGAACAACCGGGATTCCGTAGCTTCGCCGTACAGAGCAAGGTGCTGGACGATGCGCAAGCGTGCGGGACTGGAAAGGCTTTTCGGGGTGGATGTTGATGCAGCAGGCTTGTTAACGGAGGATGAcatcgacgacgaagaggacgcAGCGACGGGAGCAGCCTTGATAGGCGCAGAAGGACGGGTAGATTTGTGAAACATGTTGCTCGGTGgatccttcctcttcttcgtcgagGGCACATCGGGCGGGGTGTCGAGGAACACTGTTGTTCTGGTATTTCGCTGAGCTGCAGCATCCTGGGTGCTCTCGCGGACTTTGTTGCGGACCTCATCTCCGAGTTCGCGTTCAACGGTAAGCTTGCCGACGACATTTGCATAGAGCTTCAAGGGAGCGGACTTTTTGGACGCGGAGGACGTTCGCAGAAAGATCTCGTGGGTGTTTGTTTCCTTGAGGCGATTCATGGGAAACACGGTATCGCCAACATAGAGGGTCTGAAAAAAGAGGGTCAAAAGGCATGGAAAAGAGAGACGGTGCGGACGAACGCACTGGGTTGTCACCGAGCTGGACGGATAACGAGGGCGTTGGGCCATTCGTCGAGAGGGCGTTAAGGGTCTCTATAGAGAGACGGACGAGCATGGCCTCCTTGGGCTTTGTCTGCACTGGATCCCCTGGACGCGAGTAGCCCAGGAGGGACAGCGTTGTGTTTGTCGGGAGGGGCATGTTGTGGGGAAGAGACAAGAGACTGTCCGCTGTGCCCAACATCCAAGTaatgactttgactttgttttACGTAATCATCGGTGCCACTCGCTATTATTATTATCGCCAATGCTCCTCTACATATTCTACAAACTTGCGTCCTATGTTTTCCGCCCCCCAATCCACCCCGCCCCGCTCTGTCGTCCCCAGTGTTATTGCCTTTTTGTGCACACTTACAAACTGTCTTTTCAGGCGCTGCAGCTCCGACAGTGTCATCGCCCGCGGTGGCAGATTTACCGTGAATTGCACCCCGTTTGCGAACACCATTGACGTCCCGCCCGTGGCCTGCGCGCTCGATGCAGACACAATAGCGGTTGCCAGGTTTGTTGTGACCTGCTCTAGCACGTGCAGTGCATCCACGGGCGCTTTGGCCGCCTACAAATAATTGAGCACACAGTCTGCATAAGATCCAATGTCATGCATACCGAGAGGGTCCCAGAGTTTGGCGGCTTGACGCTGCCTTTCGTGATCGCGTCCCATATCTCGGCGCCCGGGATGTCTTTGTCGTCCCACAGCACAGTGAAAAGGGGCGCGTCCCACCGGACCATGGACGACGGTTCTTCAAATCGTGCAAACAGATTCTCCAGCCTGGATCAGAGTCAGTGGGAGAAGGCaggggaaaagaaaagagactTGCGTGGATGGAGCATAGCCTCTGTCGGCGTTCCACTGACGGCACAGATCCTGATTCGCGACGACATATACCTAGGGGATGTTGGCGGActggagagagagagagagcggCAGACATGGGCGCACCGTGGAGGTCCGCAGCTTGAGCTCGCGAGCGGCGCAGTAGAGCTGGTAGCGGAAGCCCTTGATGTAGTTGAGCGAGTCTAGAATGAGGATGGTGTCCGTTGCGAGCATGCGCTGGACGGCGGCAAAGAGGGCGCCTCGGGCAGGCTTTTCTGCTTTGCTGTCTGCTGGGCTGATaagtgggtgtgggtgtgggagAGATGGCAAGAGACAACACCGTCATAGACATGGGGAGAAAGGGCAAGAGAGTGGTCTGAGACGACGAGGACCTTGGCAATGGGGCCGTTGTAGTCGTCGCTGTGTATGGCGGCGTCGAGAAAGGCGGCGAGCTGGGCGGCGCGGGTGGACTTTCCTGCGGCGGGGTAGCCTGCGATGGTAATGAGGGCCATGAGCGGGGTGTGACAGTGTGACGGTTGATTAGTTACATGTAGTGCTTAGCTTAACCGTACCTAAACTATTAGAATCTCCATCTAACTTGTTCTCTACATTTCTTGTATTCTCTGGTGCTGCTAGTAGCAAGTCTCTGGCACAGACTCTTATTCACGGCTGGTTCCTTCGTCTCCAGAGCCCAAGAAATGCTGGCCACAGGCTCCCTTCCCCTTCGTGAACACTCACATCTTGACTTCCATACCAACAGCGGCCCTCCCCACTCAGATCAGCTCGCGTTGGAGGATAGGCTCTGTCCAGGTTGCAAAAAGTCTGTTGTGAACGAGCAGGGCGGTCTGGTCGTTGCCTTTGGGTCAGTCGCGTCCAGTTCCTACCTCGTTTGTCCACGTCTTGacccctccctccctttTCCAGGCAATCCTTCTTCCATGTCGACTGCTTTAAATGTGCCAAATGTCGAAACCAGGTCACTGCAGACAcaaatcttcttcttttgtCAGATGGCTCTCCCATATGTGCCAACTGCTCCTACAGCTGCAATATTTGTCAGTTGCCAATCCTTGACGAAGCTATCATGACCGGCGACGACTCGTACCATGCACACTGCTTCAAGTGCAAAGTGTGCAGCAACCGTATCGATGAACTCGTCTTCGCAAAGACGAGTCAGGGTATCTATTGTATGAATTGTCATAACGAGCGTATGATCAAGATTCGCAAACACGCTCAGAAGAAGGCAGAAAGGGAGAGGGCAAACGGGGGCAGCGGTTCTTCTAGGTCAAGGGAAAACGATGCAAGGAATTTCCATCGCGATACAGACGTGCGTATTCTATATTTTGACTTGAAGTAATCAAGGTTTGACACTCGGCGAGCAGGCTCGTTCAGGAGCTTCTAAACCTCCACCTATCCAACAACCTTCTCGCTCCGAAGGCCCACGCGTAGCTGAACCTTCAAACAATGCCGCGAAGCCGGCCCAAGCGCCCTACATGAATGACGCATTCGATCCAACCCCTCCGTACTCTCATCCGTCACATTTAGACTCTCCTTCGTTCACGTTGGCGCCGCCAGGAGAGCCTGAGCGTAATGACCTGCATGCCCTTAATAGTCCTCGCCAATCTTTCGACTCTTCACGTCAAAATAAAGGCCCTTCACGAACAAATACACTTCCTGTTCCTCCTTTGTCAACTGCTCCAGAGTCCAAACGAAGAAGCAGCTACGACGATGGTGTCCGCCCCTTGAACAACCTTCTTAAGCAAGACACACAGGCAGACAAGAACACACTCCACCCGAATGCGCTACTCAATAGTTCAGCGTCGACAGAAGGGCTTTCTGTGACATCCCGTCGTGACAAGCGCCGTTCTATCAACCCAGGCGCAACCCTTCCATCTTTCAAAGACGTACCTTCAAATCAAGCTTCCGACGCGGTGTCACGTTCAGCATCTTTTTCTACTCACGAACAGTCTATATCTTCTTCTGCCCCGCCCTACATGACATCTTCCGGACAATCTCAAGCATTTACAAAACCtactccatcttcttctcgCCCACCTTCAAGCTCTAGTTCCACTTCATCGACTAGTCACTTTAATGGTGCAGACCAAATTAGATCTCGCTCACCATCTGTCCAGCAATCCAACCAAGATGACACGATAACCATGGCATCTCCCCCTAGTCGGATTGCCGAATTGGAAAATGGAGAACCTATCACAACGAATGCCAACTTTAACGACGACAGAACGTCATCCAATACTGTGACTTCTCAAGCCCAACGATCTTCAGCAACTCTTAGCCCAATAGAACAGCGGTTCCGCCGTGAACGCAGGTTATCCTCAAACTCTACACATTCGAAATCGCCTTCCAGAGCAGCATCGCCTGCATATCGCGCAGACGTTCCCCGAGGTATCGAAAGCGGTACAGATACCGAAACAGACGACACAGACGCCTCTCCATATCCTCCAAACACCTCACTTCCACCTGCCCCCCCGCCCAAGGACGTCAAAGATCTCAATCATAATCAAAGTGCACCTCCTAATATCTCGATCGCAGACACCAGCGTCGATCCTGATTCATCAGAAATGTTCCCCCACGACATGTCAGACGACATGAATGAATCCCTCGCCGTCGAACGCACGTCGCGTGCAACATTTATTGCCCCTGCCCTTCCTCCTATTCGAATTTCCTTGAGCCCTAGTGACTTCTCGGAGCTGCTCAGCTCTATGGGCGGCTTCCCCCCTTTGAAGTCTTTGGATAATTTAGCCAACTTGACAAAGCAATCGCAAttgcaacaacagcaacagcaggaCACCATCCCGTCTACACCCCCGCCGACAGCATCTTTGACTCCGACAGTTAAAGTTGCAGGCAACACACCTACACTTGGTATATCAGAGAGTGATGATGGTCAGGAACCCATCTACAGCGATTATTTCCCAGATGTAGGGAATTTAAATAAGAGTTCAGCATCTCACTCCCGAACGCCTGGAAGCTCAGATTCTAGTGCGGCAAGTAGCCCAAGTACTATTCAGCCCTCGCCGAGACGGAATCCCTCTGAATCAGATTTGGTGATCCTTCGTCTGCGGGAAATTCTGAATGGCGCAAAGGAAAAAGGGGCTCAGCATCTCAAGGTCGACATTGGGTTTGTGGAAGCTATTGTTGAACTGTTGGAA from Psilocybe cubensis strain MGC-MH-2018 chromosome 2, whole genome shotgun sequence encodes the following:
- a CDS encoding Protein kti12; this encodes MALITIAGYPAAGKSTRAAQLAAFLDAAIHSDDYNGPIAKVLVVSDHSLALSPHVYDADSKAEKPARGALFAAVQRMLATDTILILDSLNYIKGFRYQLYCAARELKLRTSTNLFARFEEPSSMVRWDAPLFTVLWDDKDIPGAEIWDAITKGSVKPPNSGTLSAAKAPVDALHVLEQVTTNLATAIVSASSAQATGGTSMVFANGVQFTVNLPPRAMTLSELQRLKRQFVSVHKKAITLGTTERGGVDWGAENIGRKFVEYVEEHWR
- a CDS encoding N-chimaerin, with translation MLATGSLPLREHSHLDFHTNSGPPHSDQLALEDRLCPGCKKSVVNEQGGLVVAFGSVASSSYLVCPRLDPSLPFPGNPSSMSTALNVPNVETSCNICQLPILDEAIMTGDDSYHAHCFKCKVCSNRIDELVFAKTSQGIYCMNCHNERMIKIRKHAQKKAERERANGGSGSSRSRENDARNFHRDTDARSGASKPPPIQQPSRSEGPRVAEPSNNAAKPAQAPYMNDAFDPTPPYSHPSHLDSPSFTLAPPGEPERNDLHALNSPRQSFDSSRQNKGPSRTNTLPVPPLSTAPESKRRSSYDDGVRPLNNLLKQDTQADKNTLHPNALLNSSASTEGLSVTSRRDKRRSINPGATLPSFKDVPSNQASDAVSRSASFSTHEQSISSSAPPYMTSSGQSQAFTKPTPSSSRPPSSSSSTSSTSHFNGADQIRSRSPSVQQSNQDDTITMASPPSRIAELENGEPITTNANFNDDRTSSNTVTSQAQRSSATLSPIEQRFRRERRLSSNSTHSKSPSRAASPAYRADVPRGIESGTDTETDDTDASPYPPNTSLPPAPPPKDVKDLNHNQSAPPNISIADTSVDPDSSEMFPHDMSDDMNESLAVERTSRATFIAPALPPIRISLSPSDFSELLSSMGGFPPLKSLDNLANLTKQSQLQQQQQQDTIPSTPPPTASLTPTVKVAGNTPTLGISESDDGQEPIYSDYFPDVGNLNKSSASHSRTPGSSDSSAASSPSTIQPSPRRNPSESDLVILRLREILNGAKEKGAQHLKVDIGFVEAIVELLESKNNEYYRMKNKVDGMNRESKMYMDGLTVAQAEYDRELKARRDAEAEVTKLRVLLSGQAVRLSTLSGDRQRQELRQQLSQQLNENLSGLEHDLSRLKVERDVTLAEVEELSTKKSSGSAADVGPTNLGRSLTKKLEGIRNQYQRELVPLTEQKEVLTREIAELKAVRDVFLEETAALNARNEELAQLSAVYSRRLDNATPEAVPEAPSKPEASQSPNDNTRSQAPTYLVPPSLSTSTSGSTTVYDDSAEPRIIKAQKSENELHTPAKPKFKWPGTKAKDFSSPSSSETTKGKAHIEHNFQQLSILRFTRCDHCGDKMWGSQLRCTVCSTSIHVRCIANVHIPCSQQQQQHNVVEERIPLPPSMFGRDLTEQVHADARGDDRQVPVIVEKCIQAVEARALDYEGIYRKSGGSGQTKAITQLFERGDYASFDLCDMDKFNDICSITSVLKTYFRLLPIPLLTFDLHDQFTAAIDIKDSSKHETLVDLVHRLPDEHFFTLRMLMLHLHRVYERSERNLMSARNLGVVFGPTLMRSRDPAAEFSDMAGKALFIEWLVENAMEVFDTTE